One genomic segment of Gemmatimonadaceae bacterium includes these proteins:
- a CDS encoding GIY-YIG nuclease family protein yields MRQYYAYILASKSRNLYNGISNDLLRRMWEHRNGLCTFTSRYKINRLVYYEVFDEAMFAIIREKQIKHMLRAQKIALIERTNPAWDDLANEWFE; encoded by the coding sequence ATGCGCCAATACTACGCTTACATTCTCGCCAGCAAATCACGAAACTTGTATAACGGCATTTCCAATGATCTGCTGCGGCGCATGTGGGAACATCGAAATGGTCTTTGCACGTTCACATCGCGTTACAAGATCAACCGACTGGTATACTACGAAGTTTTCGACGAAGCAATGTTCGCCATCATCCGCGAAAAACAGATCAAGCACATGTTGCGGGCGCAGAAGATCGCGTTGATCGAACGTACGAATCCGGCGTGGGACGATCTGGCGAACGAATGGTTTGAGTAA
- a CDS encoding aspartate aminotransferase family protein has protein sequence MPPCPHTPRPYTGPSRDEIIAMRRHYTNPTIFTLYAEPLLIVEGFMQYLFDETGRRYLDFFAGIVTVSVGHCHPHVVRAVQEQSATLQHTTTIYLHPNFAVFAKRLASKMPKGSGLEVTYFTNSGSEANDLAVTMARLHTGHTDVIAVRNGYHGGSPSAMGLTSHNTWKFPVGGDGHVHHAINPDPYRSPFTGTPEEIATKSVADIRDVIRYSTPGNVAAFIAEPIQGVGGATRGARNYLREAYAVVREHGGLCIADEVQTGFGRTGEHFWGFENFDVVPDFVTMAKGIGNGAPLAAVTTRMDIARTLAQRLHFNTYGGNPVSMAAGLAVLDVIEREEIQRNARERGAEVRAGLERLQRAHPLIGDVRGMGLMLGVELVSDRAAKTPAKKQAVEVLEASRELGLLLGKGGLDGNVLRIKPPMCITAADVEFAIDVLDEALRRSSSRP, from the coding sequence ATGCCTCCCTGCCCCCACACCCCCCGCCCCTACACCGGTCCCTCGCGCGACGAGATCATCGCGATGCGCCGGCACTACACCAACCCGACCATCTTCACGCTCTACGCCGAGCCGCTGCTGATCGTCGAGGGATTCATGCAGTACCTGTTCGACGAGACCGGACGGCGCTATCTCGACTTCTTCGCCGGCATCGTCACCGTCTCCGTCGGCCACTGCCACCCGCACGTCGTGCGCGCGGTGCAGGAACAGTCGGCGACGCTGCAGCACACGACGACCATCTATCTGCACCCGAACTTCGCGGTGTTCGCCAAGCGGCTCGCGTCGAAGATGCCGAAGGGCTCCGGACTCGAGGTCACCTACTTCACGAACAGCGGCAGCGAGGCGAACGATCTCGCGGTGACCATGGCCCGTCTGCACACCGGCCACACCGACGTCATCGCGGTGCGCAACGGCTATCACGGCGGCAGTCCGAGCGCGATGGGCCTCACGTCACACAACACGTGGAAGTTTCCCGTCGGCGGTGACGGACACGTGCATCATGCCATCAATCCCGATCCGTACCGCAGCCCCTTCACCGGGACGCCTGAAGAGATCGCGACGAAGAGCGTTGCCGACATTCGCGACGTCATCCGCTACTCGACGCCCGGCAACGTCGCGGCGTTCATCGCCGAGCCAATTCAGGGCGTCGGTGGCGCGACGCGCGGGGCGCGCAACTATCTGCGCGAGGCATACGCCGTCGTTCGCGAGCACGGTGGGCTCTGCATCGCCGACGAAGTGCAGACGGGCTTCGGCCGCACCGGCGAACATTTCTGGGGTTTCGAGAACTTTGATGTCGTGCCGGATTTCGTCACGATGGCGAAGGGCATCGGCAACGGCGCTCCACTCGCCGCGGTAACGACGCGCATGGACATCGCGCGGACGCTCGCGCAGCGGCTGCACTTCAATACGTATGGCGGTAATCCCGTCTCGATGGCCGCCGGCCTCGCGGTGCTCGACGTCATCGAGCGTGAGGAGATTCAACGCAACGCGCGCGAGCGCGGCGCGGAGGTGCGCGCGGGACTCGAGCGGCTGCAACGCGCGCATCCTCTGATCGGCGACGTTCGCGGCATGGGCTTGATGCTCGGCGTCGAGCTGGTGAGCGATCGGGCGGCGAAGACGCCGGCGAAGAAACAGGCGGTCGAGGTGCTCGAGGCGTCGCGCGAGCTCGGGCTCCTGCTCGGAAAGGGCGGGCTGGACGGAAACGTGCTGCGCATCAAGCCGCCGATGTGCATCACGGCGGCGGACGTGGAATTTGCGATTGATGTGTTGGATGAGGCGTTGCGGCGGTCATCCTCGCGACCCTGA
- the hydA gene encoding dihydropyrimidinase has product MHFDTIIKSGNVVTPAGTFTGDVGITGEKISALGADLGTDAGKVIDASGHHVIPGVLDVHVHLELPFCGTVSADDYRSGTRAGARGGVTTLIDFAIPPAGGTLNDAADLWMKKAEGKSLIDYTFHICITKYQDQKDQIRGMVERGFPTFKEFMIYESEGWQSDDRALFGTLERMREYGAMLLVHAESARVLDELIARHHTPELMREYGARLHAITRPNFVEAEAIQRAVQWSEATGGQLYIVHMSTGEGADIIRAAQTRGVPVIAETCVQYLVLDDSVFARDDGHLFACCPQLKKPKDVERLWAGLKHGEVSVISTDTCTFTREQKAMWEGDWTKIPMGMPGLETLMPLTYTRGVLGGRLSLEEMCMKLSTNPARIMGLYPRKGAIQIGADADLAIIHPTKTMTVRPSSMETNADWSPYEGWNLAGFSRTTLSRGDVIVDDYKVVGEAGRGRWLPRTSAGLAAPAERSRIAASAAALRFAADAEQLVQAS; this is encoded by the coding sequence ATGCACTTCGACACCATCATCAAATCCGGCAACGTCGTCACCCCCGCCGGCACCTTCACCGGCGACGTCGGCATCACCGGCGAGAAGATCTCCGCGCTCGGCGCCGACCTCGGCACGGACGCCGGCAAGGTCATCGACGCCTCCGGCCACCATGTGATCCCCGGCGTGCTCGACGTCCACGTCCATCTCGAGCTGCCGTTCTGCGGCACCGTCTCCGCGGATGACTACCGCAGCGGCACCCGCGCCGGCGCACGCGGCGGCGTCACGACGCTCATCGACTTCGCGATCCCGCCCGCCGGCGGCACGCTCAACGACGCCGCCGACCTCTGGATGAAGAAGGCGGAAGGCAAGTCGCTGATCGATTATACATTTCATATATGCATCACTAAATATCAGGATCAGAAAGACCAGATTCGCGGCATGGTCGAGCGCGGCTTCCCGACCTTCAAGGAATTCATGATCTATGAATCCGAGGGATGGCAGTCCGACGACCGCGCGCTCTTCGGCACGCTCGAGCGCATGCGCGAGTACGGCGCCATGCTGCTCGTTCATGCCGAATCGGCGCGCGTGCTCGACGAGCTGATCGCGCGCCATCACACACCCGAGCTCATGCGCGAATACGGCGCACGCCTGCACGCCATCACCCGCCCCAACTTCGTCGAGGCCGAGGCGATCCAGCGCGCCGTGCAGTGGAGTGAGGCGACCGGCGGACAGCTCTACATCGTCCATATGTCGACGGGCGAAGGCGCCGACATCATCCGCGCCGCGCAGACGCGCGGCGTGCCGGTCATCGCGGAAACGTGCGTGCAGTATCTCGTGCTCGACGATTCGGTATTCGCGCGCGACGACGGCCACCTGTTCGCCTGCTGTCCGCAGCTCAAGAAGCCGAAGGACGTCGAGCGCCTGTGGGCCGGCCTCAAGCACGGCGAAGTATCCGTCATCTCCACCGACACGTGCACGTTCACGCGCGAACAGAAGGCGATGTGGGAAGGCGACTGGACGAAGATTCCCATGGGCATGCCCGGCCTCGAAACACTCATGCCGCTCACCTACACGCGCGGCGTACTCGGCGGACGTCTCTCGCTCGAGGAGATGTGCATGAAGCTGAGCACGAATCCGGCGCGCATCATGGGGTTGTATCCGAGAAAGGGCGCGATTCAGATTGGGGCCGACGCGGATCTCGCGATCATTCATCCGACGAAGACGATGACCGTCCGTCCGTCGTCGATGGAGACGAATGCCGATTGGTCGCCGTACGAAGGGTGGAATCTCGCCGGCTTCTCCCGCACCACGCTTTCGCGCGGCGACGTCATCGTCGACGACTACAAGGTCGTCGGTGAGGCGGGCCGAGGACGTTGGCTGCCGCGAACGAGCGCGGGTCTCGCGGCGCCGGCCGAGCGCAGTCGGATCGCCGCATCGGCGGCGGCGCTGCGCTTCGCCGCTGACGCCGAGCAGTTGGTGCAGGCGTCATGA
- a CDS encoding NCS1 family nucleobase:cation symporter-1 codes for MSRQIERPDGRVELVDTARVDASPLSNHDLAPVPLGARDWSTYNYAALWISMAHCIPTYMLASGLLAAGMSWSQAIITILLGNSIVLIPILLNSHPGTKYGIPFPVFARASYGTIGSNLPALMRALVACGWFGIQAWIGGEALNTFFGVVVPGWEHLLPGSVDGHTTTAWISFLLFWGMNVWVIVRGMDLLRRVENWAAPFVLVMAAVLLVWAIREAHGVGPLLRDHGKFHSFGEFLPVFVPSLTAMIGYWATLSLNMPDFTRFGRSQRDQALGQIVALPTTMTVFAAMGVLITSATVIIYGEAIWDPVKLVAKFHAPLVVALSMFTVVIATLAVNIAANVVSPANDFANVFPKAINFRRGGLLTGVLGIAMMPWRLLADPSGYIFNWLLGYSGGLGSIAGVLIADYWLVRKTRLELEDLYLPDGVYRYHNGWNWNAVVATILGCALAWGGLVIPVLKPLYSYAWFVGFIVAGGAYYATSVLFSADIVILATERSEGDEDLLS; via the coding sequence ATGAGCCGGCAGATCGAGCGGCCGGATGGTCGTGTCGAACTCGTGGACACCGCGCGCGTCGACGCGAGCCCGCTGTCGAATCACGATCTCGCGCCCGTGCCGCTCGGCGCCCGAGACTGGAGCACGTACAACTACGCGGCGCTGTGGATCAGCATGGCGCACTGCATTCCGACCTACATGCTCGCGTCTGGGCTGCTCGCCGCGGGCATGAGTTGGTCGCAGGCGATCATTACAATTCTCTTGGGGAATAGTATCGTTCTGATACCAATTCTCCTCAACTCGCATCCCGGCACCAAGTACGGCATTCCGTTCCCCGTCTTCGCGCGCGCGTCGTACGGCACCATCGGCTCCAATCTCCCCGCGTTGATGCGCGCGCTCGTCGCGTGCGGATGGTTCGGCATTCAGGCGTGGATCGGCGGCGAGGCGCTGAACACGTTCTTCGGCGTCGTCGTTCCCGGATGGGAGCATCTCCTTCCCGGCAGCGTGGACGGACACACGACAACGGCGTGGATCTCGTTCCTGCTCTTCTGGGGCATGAACGTGTGGGTCATCGTGCGCGGGATGGATCTCCTGCGCCGCGTTGAAAATTGGGCGGCGCCGTTCGTACTCGTCATGGCCGCGGTGCTCCTGGTGTGGGCGATTCGCGAAGCGCACGGTGTCGGTCCGTTGCTGCGCGATCACGGCAAGTTTCACAGTTTCGGCGAATTCCTGCCGGTGTTCGTTCCGTCGCTCACGGCGATGATCGGCTACTGGGCGACGCTCTCGCTCAACATGCCGGACTTCACGCGATTCGGCCGCAGCCAACGCGATCAGGCGCTCGGCCAGATCGTCGCGCTGCCGACGACGATGACGGTCTTCGCGGCGATGGGCGTGCTCATCACGAGCGCCACGGTGATCATCTACGGCGAAGCGATCTGGGACCCGGTGAAGCTCGTCGCGAAGTTCCACGCGCCGTTGGTCGTCGCACTGTCGATGTTCACCGTCGTGATCGCGACGCTGGCCGTGAACATCGCCGCGAACGTCGTCTCGCCCGCGAACGATTTCGCGAACGTGTTTCCGAAGGCGATCAACTTTCGCCGCGGCGGATTGCTCACCGGCGTGCTCGGGATCGCGATGATGCCGTGGCGTCTCCTCGCCGATCCCTCGGGATACATCTTCAACTGGCTCCTCGGCTACTCGGGCGGTCTCGGCTCGATCGCCGGCGTGCTGATCGCGGACTACTGGCTCGTGCGGAAGACTCGGCTCGAGTTAGAGGATTTGTATCTTCCCGACGGCGTGTACCGCTACCACAATGGGTGGAACTGGAACGCCGTCGTCGCGACGATTCTGGGCTGCGCGCTCGCGTGGGGCGGGCTCGTGATTCCCGTGCTCAAGCCGTTGTATTCGTATGCGTGGTTCGTGGGGTTCATCGTGGCGGGAGGAGCGTATTACGCCACAAGTGTTCTCTTCTCGGCCGACATCGTCATCCTCGCGACCGAGCGGAGCGAGGGAGACGAGGATCTGCTTTCGTGA
- a CDS encoding nitrilase-related carbon-nitrogen hydrolase translates to MPRLVKAGLIQATHACSTAEKLDTIRDANVEKHVALIEQAAREGVQILCMQEIFTGPYFCAEQSTRWYESTERIPDGPTTKLMQELAKKHRMVIVVPLYEEETTGVYYNTAAVIDADGTYLGKYRKNHIPHTAPGFWEKFYFKPGNLGYPVFKTKYADVGVYICYDRHFPEGARELGLNGAEIVFNPSATVAGLSEYLWKLEQPAHAVANAFFVGAINRVGYEAPWNIGEFYGQSYFCDPRGQFVASASRDRTELVTAELDLDKIREVRNVWQFYRDRRPETYGGLVKL, encoded by the coding sequence ATGCCCCGACTCGTCAAAGCCGGCCTCATTCAGGCCACGCACGCCTGCTCGACCGCCGAGAAGCTCGACACCATTCGCGACGCGAACGTCGAGAAGCACGTCGCGCTCATCGAACAGGCCGCGCGCGAAGGCGTGCAGATCCTGTGCATGCAGGAGATCTTCACCGGCCCATACTTTTGCGCCGAGCAATCGACGCGCTGGTATGAATCGACGGAGCGCATTCCCGACGGGCCGACGACGAAGCTCATGCAGGAGCTCGCGAAGAAGCACCGCATGGTGATCGTCGTGCCGCTGTACGAAGAGGAAACGACCGGCGTCTACTACAACACCGCCGCCGTGATCGACGCCGACGGCACCTACCTCGGCAAGTATCGCAAGAACCACATTCCGCATACCGCGCCGGGCTTCTGGGAAAAGTTCTACTTCAAGCCCGGCAACCTTGGCTACCCGGTATTCAAGACGAAGTACGCGGACGTCGGCGTGTATATCTGCTACGACCGCCATTTCCCTGAGGGCGCGCGCGAGCTCGGCCTCAATGGCGCCGAGATCGTGTTCAATCCGTCGGCGACCGTCGCGGGCTTATCAGAATACTTATGGAAGCTCGAGCAGCCGGCGCACGCGGTCGCGAACGCGTTTTTCGTGGGCGCCATCAATCGCGTCGGCTACGAGGCGCCGTGGAACATCGGCGAGTTCTATGGGCAGAGCTACTTCTGCGATCCGCGCGGCCAGTTCGTGGCGAGCGCGTCGCGCGACAGGACGGAGCTCGTCACCGCCGAGTTGGATCTCGACAAGATCCGCGAAGTGCGGAATGTGTGGCAGTTCTACCGGGATCGTAGACCAGAGACGTATGGTGGGCTGGTCAAGTTGTAG
- a CDS encoding AAA family ATPase, protein MPHLRSIEPRGAIAGDRFPFNVPVIRNLRALEASATVTFLVGENGSGKSTLLEGIAAAAGLPTIGSESLDSDPTLNAQRELGSAIKLVWNRRVRRGFFLRAEDFFGFAKALSRLRAEMLGRLEEIETEFANRSAHARTLARLPAMRSLMEMEQRYGVNLDANSHGQSFLKLFRSRFVPDGLYLLDEPEAPLSPQSQLALISMIGDMIQDNAQFIIATHSPILLGYPGASIYSFDGGSIARVEYEELDHVVVTRDFLNGRERFLRYL, encoded by the coding sequence ATGCCGCATTTGCGATCGATCGAGCCGCGAGGCGCCATTGCGGGCGACCGTTTCCCGTTCAACGTGCCCGTCATTCGCAATCTGCGCGCGTTGGAGGCGAGCGCGACGGTCACGTTTCTGGTGGGCGAAAACGGCTCCGGCAAGTCGACGCTGCTCGAGGGAATTGCCGCGGCCGCCGGGCTGCCGACGATCGGCAGCGAGAGCCTCGACAGCGATCCGACCCTCAACGCGCAACGCGAGCTCGGCAGCGCGATCAAGCTCGTGTGGAACCGCCGCGTTCGCCGTGGCTTCTTCCTGCGCGCCGAGGACTTTTTCGGATTCGCGAAGGCGCTGTCCAGGTTGCGGGCGGAAATGTTGGGACGGCTCGAAGAGATCGAGACCGAATTCGCGAATCGATCGGCGCATGCGAGGACTCTCGCGCGTTTGCCGGCGATGCGATCGCTGATGGAGATGGAGCAGCGGTACGGCGTCAATCTCGACGCGAACTCACACGGCCAGAGCTTTCTCAAGCTCTTTCGTTCGCGATTCGTGCCGGACGGTTTGTATCTGCTCGATGAACCCGAGGCGCCGCTGTCGCCGCAGAGTCAACTGGCGTTGATCTCGATGATCGGCGACATGATTCAGGACAACGCGCAGTTCATCATCGCGACGCATTCGCCCATTCTGCTCGGGTATCCCGGGGCCAGCATCTACTCGTTCGATGGAGGGTCTATCGCGCGGGTCGAGTATGAGGAGCTGGACCACGTGGTGGTGACGCGCGACTTCTTGAATGGGCGGGAGAGGTTTCTGCGGTATCTGTAG
- a CDS encoding ATP-binding protein: MSEDRYRSVVDNSPYGIYRVTYDGQFITVNPALCKIVGYTADELFAAGIAALYVNAHERHRWVSAFDARPHGTPVDVPWRRKDGNIIMTRVWVYADRDEQGRIVYFDGYVEDVTPQRATEQALRQAEKLAALGQLVSGVAHELNNPLSAILLFTEDLLSVERPDDESEALTIIAQQAKRSRAIVRDLLTFVRRGEVTRAPVAARVLLEHVSRALLPQLGELGVELRLETNGELLHVDQAAMEQVLTNLVVNAAQATGGNGSVCVRVRSEATMHLIEVEDDGPGIPPDVLPRIFEPFFTTKPSGQGTGLGLSVTMGIVQQHGGTIVAENRCPVSDGGSGARFTVRLPAPARAVAIADQAIAEDAIADGQSAA, from the coding sequence TTGAGCGAAGACCGTTATCGCTCCGTCGTCGACAATTCGCCGTACGGCATCTATCGCGTCACATACGATGGCCAGTTCATCACCGTGAACCCGGCCCTCTGTAAGATCGTCGGCTACACCGCGGATGAGCTCTTTGCCGCGGGAATCGCCGCGCTGTATGTGAACGCGCACGAGCGGCACCGGTGGGTGTCCGCGTTCGATGCTCGGCCGCACGGCACGCCCGTGGATGTGCCGTGGCGCCGCAAGGACGGCAACATCATCATGACGCGCGTGTGGGTGTACGCCGACCGGGACGAGCAGGGGCGCATCGTCTACTTCGACGGCTACGTCGAAGACGTCACGCCGCAGCGCGCGACCGAGCAAGCGCTGCGTCAGGCCGAGAAGCTCGCGGCGCTCGGCCAGCTCGTGTCGGGGGTCGCGCACGAGTTGAACAACCCGCTTTCGGCGATCCTTCTCTTCACGGAGGATCTGCTGTCCGTGGAGCGGCCGGACGACGAGTCCGAGGCGCTGACGATCATCGCGCAGCAGGCGAAGCGGTCGCGAGCCATCGTGCGCGATCTGCTGACCTTTGTGCGCAGAGGCGAGGTAACGCGCGCACCCGTTGCCGCACGCGTACTCCTCGAGCACGTGAGTCGGGCATTGCTGCCGCAGCTCGGCGAGCTTGGCGTGGAGCTCCGTCTCGAGACGAACGGCGAGTTGTTGCACGTCGATCAGGCGGCGATGGAGCAGGTGCTGACGAATCTCGTCGTCAACGCGGCGCAGGCGACCGGCGGCAACGGCAGCGTATGCGTTCGCGTGCGATCCGAGGCAACCATGCACCTGATCGAAGTCGAGGACGACGGCCCGGGCATCCCTCCGGATGTGCTCCCGCGGATCTTCGAGCCGTTCTTCACGACGAAGCCGTCGGGACAAGGGACGGGACTCGGCCTCTCGGTGACGATGGGTATCGTGCAACAGCACGGCGGAACGATCGTGGCCGAGAATCGCTGTCCTGTGAGTGACGGCGGTAGTGGCGCGCGGTTCACCGTGCGTCTGCCGGCTCCTGCGCGCGCTGTCGCCATCGCGGATCAGGCGATTGCGGAAGATGCAATCGCGGACGGCCAGTCCGCCGCCTGA
- a CDS encoding HD domain-containing protein translates to MSNTASSSLPSRADALALMHEYTASESLRKHMLTVEAAMRAYASHFGEDPERWGLAGLIHDFDYERFPNNAHSATEEHPSEGVRILRERGWPDDILQAILGHAAYTNVPRTTRMAQALFAVDELSGLITATALVKPTRSIFDVDAKSVRKKMKDKAFAKGVNRDDVMVGAQELGVSDDMERHIQFVIDAMKGVADAIGLAGVQPASDPAATAGEPGR, encoded by the coding sequence ATGTCCAACACCGCATCTTCCTCCCTGCCATCGCGGGCGGACGCGCTTGCCTTGATGCACGAGTACACCGCCAGCGAGTCGCTCAGAAAGCACATGCTGACGGTGGAAGCCGCGATGCGCGCGTATGCGTCACACTTCGGTGAAGATCCCGAGCGCTGGGGACTGGCGGGTCTGATCCACGACTTCGACTACGAACGCTTTCCAAACAACGCGCACTCGGCGACGGAGGAGCATCCCTCGGAAGGCGTGCGCATTCTGCGCGAGCGTGGATGGCCCGACGACATCCTGCAGGCGATTCTCGGGCACGCGGCATACACCAACGTGCCGCGCACGACGCGCATGGCGCAGGCGTTGTTCGCGGTGGACGAGCTGTCGGGCCTCATCACGGCGACGGCGCTCGTCAAACCGACCCGCAGCATCTTCGACGTTGACGCGAAGTCCGTGCGGAAAAAGATGAAAGACAAGGCGTTCGCGAAGGGAGTGAATCGCGATGACGTCATGGTGGGTGCGCAGGAATTGGGTGTCTCCGATGACATGGAACGACACATCCAGTTCGTCATCGACGCCATGAAAGGCGTCGCGGACGCGATCGGGCTGGCTGGCGTGCAGCCGGCAAGTGACCCTGCCGCGACCGCGGGCGAGCCGGGCCGTTGA
- a CDS encoding sigma-70 family RNA polymerase sigma factor has translation MPSPSTSGDARADERALVVAAQRGESEAFASLVRQHQRRAYAVCRAIVLTHEDAEDAVQEGFLHAFKALDRFLPDQPFGAWLYRIMANASLDLVRRRKVRDADELPDTVPMPFRDPGESDELRRRLNQALTKLSERQRAVIVLHDVEGFTHGEIGGMLGIPEGTARSDLHHARAALRRLLQDVRSDL, from the coding sequence ATGCCGTCACCTAGTACGTCCGGCGACGCCAGAGCGGACGAACGGGCGCTTGTCGTCGCTGCGCAGCGCGGAGAATCGGAAGCTTTCGCGAGTCTCGTGCGGCAGCATCAGCGTCGAGCGTACGCCGTGTGTCGCGCGATCGTGCTCACGCACGAGGACGCGGAGGACGCGGTGCAGGAAGGATTTCTTCACGCCTTCAAGGCACTGGACCGGTTCCTTCCCGATCAACCGTTCGGCGCGTGGCTGTACCGCATCATGGCCAATGCGTCGCTGGATCTGGTGCGGCGGCGGAAGGTTCGCGATGCGGACGAGCTGCCGGATACGGTTCCCATGCCGTTTCGGGATCCGGGCGAGTCAGACGAGCTTCGGCGGCGCTTGAACCAGGCGCTCACGAAGTTGTCCGAACGCCAGCGCGCGGTGATCGTGTTGCACGACGTTGAAGGATTTACTCACGGAGAAATTGGTGGCATGCTGGGGATTCCAGAGGGCACGGCCCGCTCGGATCTCCATCATGCGAGAGCGGCGCTGAGGCGCCTGTTGCAGGACGTTCGGAGCGATTTGTGA